The Rhinatrema bivittatum chromosome 10, aRhiBiv1.1, whole genome shotgun sequence DNA segment GTTAAGAGAGCTGGCGCCtactgttcagcgcccactttctacaCGACTTTATTCCATCGGCCCATAAGTATGACCCATGCACTGATGCTaataacagcagtggctattttctatgtcaacttaattaatagcaggtaatggacttctcctccaagaactcatccaatccttttttaaacccagctatactaactgtattTTGGAATTGTGACGGTTTTAAATGATACGTTACTGATTACCTGTAATAGAGGCATTTATAATATTGTTCTAttctattcttttccaaataattcctaacattctatttgtttttctattttaaatttctcaattTTTATTATGCATGGTAAACTACCATGCAATAGTCAAAATCAGGCAAGGGTAACAACTtcaacaaaacaaaccagaacaGGTACTCATGTTTAGGCCCCGTCCACGGTTTGTAGTTTAGAAATGGtatctatttgcttttctgaccactgCTGCAGTCGGTGTTTATTGTCTACCCCAGAACTGTTTCAGTCCTCTCTACTCTCTTCCGTTTACTCAGTACCTCAAATTCGCTATTTAAATTGTGTTTCTCTCAATTGTTTATACTATCTGTTGCAATATCTGCTGCTATTCTATTCTATCTGCTGCTATTTTATACTATTATTTATTTGTCAATATTGCcatgtgttttatttttgaattattttatgtgtgttttatgtaaaccactttgaatttTGGCTAAAGTGtctataaattgtttaaataaataaattctaatgCACTGCAAGCAACTTTGAgtgaattttgtattcaaaaaAAGGTGGGTTATAAATCCAAGTAAATAATCAACATAacgtttgttttttgtttcctgGTAACAGGTCATAGGCAATGCATGCTTGTATTATACAGTCACCGTCTTCTCACAGCTCTGGAGCTGACGCCGTTTCATCTGTTTTTATTCTCAGAGACAACCTTCCATTTGTCACATCTACACCTCTTGTTGAACAGACACCCATACCCACCAGTGACGAAAGTGAGCAGGAGCCTTGCAGTAATACATTCCCAGGCATCTCTGGGTAGTTCTTGGACAGCAGGTAAAACTGACATGCAAAGTAGTGCCTTTATCTTGGCACACCCAAAGTGACATAAAACATAGCATATTTGCAGCCTACACAGTGTCCTCCTTTGGGCATGGCTTCACCCTTGCCAGATTGCCGATcagattttctttaatattttgaCAGGTTTTCACATGCACGTATGGAAAGCAAGTAGGGACAAGTCAAAGTTGTGACTGATTTTTCATTAAGTTTGTTACCTTGGATATTTCACTTTCCTTGAAGTTAAGTCAATGCAAGTTTAATTGAAGACCGACTGTTGCAGTGTTTTAGAAaggtgttatggagtctcagtttagtggacccttgggccgacctgcaggagactgggaaaggggttcaatgtctctggtacaccgcaggctGGGAGAAAGATGTTCAGGCAGGgcatagaggtgctcttcaccctggaagctggtgctcccccgggaggagcccgtaggagcctggccgctgggacttaggcgagctgATGAACTCAAGACTGGAACGAGCAGGCTGATgaacaggactgggaactggaaccagactagaacagtagactggaactgtagcaagactcgggtactggaaccaggctaggacagtagacaggaactgtagcaagactcgggtactggaaccaggctaggACAGTAGACttgaactgtagcaagactcgggtactggaaccagactagaacagtagacaggaactgtagcaagactcgggtactggaaccagactagaacagtagacaggaactgtagcaagactcgggtactggaaccaggctaggACAGTAGactggaactgtagcaagactcaggtactggaaccaggctaggacagtagacaggaactgtagcaagactcgggtactggaaccaggctaggacagtagacaggaactgtagcaagactcgggtactggaaccaggctaggacagtagacaggaactgtagcaagactcgggtactggaaccaggctaggacagtagacaggaactgtagcaagactcgggtactggaaccagactagaacagtagacaggaactgtagcaagactcgggtactggaactaggctaggacagtagacaggaactgtagcaagactcgggtactggaaccaggctaggacagtagacaggaactgtagcaagactcgggtactggaaccagactagaacagtagacgggaactgtagcaagactcgggtactggaaccaggctaggACAGTAGacgggaactgtagcaagactcgggtactggaaccaggctaggACAGTAGacgggaactgtagcaagactcgggtactggaaccaggctaggACAGTAGacgggaactgtagcaagactcgggtactggaaccaggctaggacagtagacaggaactgtggcaggcaagcaggaaccaagcaagttctgtagcaggcaagcaggaatggcgcgagttccaaggcagctcactccgggcaCGGAGCAACATGGGACCAGTTGGTAAGCCCGTtacaaggcaaagactgagtgtccgcggctggcttatcaaggccgccgcgtctgacgtcaggaactgggcggagtcaccactggcgggaaacggcctagaaaagcgcccaagtggcgcacgcgcctagaggcagggcgtccatgggaggcttcccggcggcgtgggccccgcggggacgccgccgaacaggccgcgaactaggccacccgaagcgggaacaggtccaggagcatggaggtaagagtctggtcgcggcgctcgcggccagaaccgtaacagaaGGTGCTTCCTAACCTGATTGCTTCCCAGTTGTCCTACAGTAAATTATTTTTCAGGGACCAGACGGGCCCTGCTCTGGTGGTTCATGCTGAAGCACATTATCTTCAATGACAGACTTACACATAAACAACATGGAATTTCTCTGGCTGGACTTTATTTGCACTTAATTTTATACAATCTTAAAAATGCCCAGGCAATTCAAAATGCAATTGCTGCACAATCagatctgatgttttgcacaatCTAGAATTCTAGATTAATGTTTCAAAGAATGGTACAGAAATAAAGAATATGAACATTTTCTACCATAGATTTCACAGGATTTCAAAAACTACACACTTAAACTACAACAGAAAAACAAATTGCAATAGCACACAATCCATACTATTTAATCCAGGGCTCATGCACTTACGATGCTTGTCATATGGAGAACAATTCTGAAAATGATCTAGCCAGGTAACTGAAGGTGTTAGCTACATGCGCagggcgcgcacacatggatgagATCCTTTTATGACATGCACGCATTGGCACACGAATGCTATAAAATATGATGTCCGGAGCATGTGTGGGCGGCCCGCGACTCGCGCGCACAGGGGGTGGGATTTTCCAATTATGCGCGGTGATGCGATCAGCcttttcccagccctctccaattaaggaatggacggagggaacttccctaaccctaaccctacgcttcctccttgttcccctctcctctctgacccctaaactatccctaactaactccttttttttgtttcaatacttaactgctcctctggagcagaagtatcttccgcgcactggccggctgccggcgtgcacttctctgggacagcgtctaatgatccccatcctgccccttttgcagggtcCGGCAATTCAGTGCATATCAGGGGTTACAGGCgtggctgggcctgttctaaaatgtgcgtggtgcgcacaaggcccggccacgcacgtaacccctgatTTTTATGTGCGCgccgcttttaaaatccggccttacaTTTTGAAATTGCGCGTGATCAAATGAGATGGTGTGCACCAGATGTTTAGTGCATACTGTTTTATAATAGCACGTGTTATTTTGgttttagtgtgtgctatttcGTTTTTAGTGGGTGCCGCTTCAAAAATATTGCAtgttaaaattaaacaaaactgacaaaaccaaacaaaaaaaaaagtttcacccTGCAAATCCTCTGTTACATCTTCAAGGTGTTGCAAATCTATGCTTGTACTTTTAGGACTAGGagcccctctcttacctccctgAACCAAGACAGAACTCCCCTCTGGAGGTGACCACCCCTCCCTCCACTCCTAGACCATCTACCCCTACTGCTATCGGCCTTGAAAACTCAAAACTAGAGCAGGGAGGAGCTAAGCTTACATCCTTCTGCCTCTGAAAGAGTGGAAAGGAAACCTGAGGAGAGAAAGAAGCTCTGGGTTGAGAGAGAAAGTGTTTTTTTGTAAAGGATCTACCACCTAAcctaggggcctatttactaaaggttttttccatttctgtctctatggggaaaatgcttagtaattgtccccgtcccccccccccaataagttTCTTGTGCAGATACTCTGTGTCTACACACATATGTGGATTTTAAGTCACAAACTTCCAGGTAAACCATCAGCGATTGTCTCTGTCCGAACATCTCCGTCGGCGGAAAGAaggcctttgcctttactgtttACGTTCTGTATCTCCAGTAATCTCTGTTCTGAAGTCGGTTACTTTACCTGGTTTGCCTCCGCAGTActctgacttcaaagatgtcttctcaaaacagaaagtggataccttgcctccgatacgcaagttcaattgccctattgaacttctgccgggcacaaCGCCTCCCAAAGGCATAACTTACCCATTGTCTCAACTCGAAACCCAAtctatgtctgagtatattaaagagaacctagaaaagggGTTCATTCATCCTTCTGATTCCCCTGCTAGCGCGGGGTTCTTCTTCATTAAGAAAAAGGATGACGGTctatgcccttgtattgattacagggggctcaacgccataacccgcaaagaccgatatcccctgtcccttatcagtgagctgttcgaCCGCCTTGAAGGagcacggatcttcaccaagttggatctgagaggtGCATACAacctggtacgcatccaacctgatgatatttggaaaaccgcatttaatacaaggacggtcactatgaatatattgtgatgccctttgggctatgcaatgccccagcggtcattcaacgccttatgaacaaAATCTTCCGAGACCTCCTGTACTCCTTCATAGTTGTATATCTTGacaacatcctgatcttttccaaagaccttgaatctcatcgaGATCATGTTTGGATCATCCTTCAATGTCTGAGAGAGAAACATCTGTATGTcaagttggaaaaatgcctgtttgagcataatcgcttacccttcttagggtatatcataTCCGATCGAGGTTTCTCTATGGGTCCAGGGGATCcgcgactggccccagccagtaggcctatgggccttacaaaatttccttggctttaccaattattaccggagcttcattgccaattattctacttTAGTTGCCCCTCTTACCGCCATGACCaggaaaggggctaacactcagATATGGATATCTAAAGCATAAGTCGCCTTTCAGACGATTAAGGAGACTTTTTGTTCTGGCCCTTGACTTCAGCATCCGTACCCTAGACGTCCATTTGTCATAGAAGTTGACACCTCTGCAATTGGTGCAGGAGCTGTCTTGAGCCAGTTTTCTCCCAAAGGTAAACTGATAccctgttcattctactcacataaGTTCTCTCCTATGGAACAACGTTATaccattggtgaccgagaactccttgcagtcaagttggcactccaagagtggcgcccctggttggaaggggcgcaacacaagtttaccatcttcactgaccataagaaccttgagcaccttaaagaggcTAAACTCCTGAATCCCcgacaagcccgatgggtgctcttctttgaacggttcaacTTCATTCTCTGTTTCTGCCCAGGTTCCAAGAACCTTCGTGCTGACGCACTATCaagatcatttgaacctgaagatgtccctAAAGTCCCTAGCTTCATCATAGATCCCACCTGCATATtccttgctgtgaccactacagtcCCTACTGGAAAAACCGTCATTCTACGTAGATTACGTGAATAAGTTCtcaaatgggctcatgattccaagttggcaggacacccgggtcgtgCCAGGATCTTAGAGATGTTACAAAGATGGTGgtccaacatggtgcaagactctgcACCCAACAGAAACTGCCTACTGGGAAGCCTTGGGACTTACTCTAGTCACTTCCAGCaactaccgagccatggtccagcatctcgaCGGACTTTATTActgacctgcctccatcccagaacaataccataatttgggtcatcatcaaatgtttttcaaagatgggtcactttattcccttgccgggccttcTTTCAGCCGCAGAATTAGCCAAATTgtttctgaaaaacattttttgcctCCATGGGCTCCCCCAGGAGATTATTTCCGAtcagggaccacagtttgccgtcaagtattggcgttccttatgtaagaagtttaatattGCCCTGAAtttcacatcggcctatcatccacaggccaatggtcaagctgaaaggaccaatcggaccttgaagacattcctccgctcctatgtaaatgatcaacaggataactggtctgatcttcttccctgggctgagctgtcataCAATACCCATGTTGCGGtagccaccgatgtatctccattctccgtggtattcagACGGCAACCTTGactgcctcttccagttcctctgttCCTACTCCAACGGCGCAATCCATGGTTCACACCATTCGTCAAGTGTGGAACCAAGTAAAAAAACACCTTTCCCAGGCCGCTGAATGATCCAAGCGTACTTCGGTTGCCCATAGTCGTCCTGCTCCTCTCTTCtgccctggccagaaagtgtggatAAGCACTCGACACAtacgactgagacttccctctcatcgcttggctcctaaatacattggaccattccctGTAATCCGAAGAGTAGGAGCTTTTTGTATCAACTCTAGCTACCTCGTGCTATGGGTATCCATAACACCATCCACATGTCCTTattgaagccattggtcctctcctggccctcacgtagagttccctctcctcctctatGGAACCTGATTCATCCCTCCagataagagaggtcctcgacgtccgttGGCGTCGagggaaatgggagtacctcctagcctgggagggttatggggccgaggagaatttgtgggaaccattccacaacatccttgataaggaactcctgaagacctTTCATAGGACTAACTCTGATAAGCCACGGCTGCATAGGGGAAGTCTTAGAAGGGTGGTACTGTTACGCACCCCATCCGCTCCCGGcctgcgcatgggcctgctcacctctctggttccacggcaggtcctgggtctgcctccctagtggcagctgtgagctcttccaggcctcagcatcccatggtggcagtcgccgggccttccactacgcaccaggcctcacgccggagctcagcatcctcagtggcgttggccacgcctCTACGTGCTTACGctcggaccgcccagcctcttgtagggccaggggcgggtcctagctccacagcatgccctgattgattccctgatataaggaagacCCTGCCTGCACTGATATAAGGAAGACCCTGCCtgcactttcttgccttggcaattgggtctgCACTTGctagatttatatatttatatatatatatatatatatatatatatatatatatatatatatatttatatatatatatttatctctctctaattgtttcttagtttaaactctgtactgtcttccattgcccaggttttatgctccctgtttaatgtaactttactttctaccttgatgttaattggtttcccctcagttacattgtaaaccggtacgataagacctagtcttgagcatcggtataggaaaagaaattaaataaataaataaataaatagattgtcactgtgtttgaaccttgttccagtcttcttccaggatccttctgttccagtcttgttcctgccttgttcctgcatcctagtattccagcgtcctcctgttcctttgttcgtctgtccatctccccaggtagtacctacgAACTgtttcactggtactgacctcggcttgctccgcctgcctgctgcctgccttctgacctcagcctgctccttgacctgcctgcctgctgcctgccttctgacctcggcctgcctgtgaccttgtctgacctccagaacctgacccctgctttgttgaccactccttggactgacccccagattctgacctctgcctgcttgaccacgtctccagattctggcgcTGTTCCCAGCCTTGCCATCACCtatgctattctggtcctccttgctccatctgacctccagtctcgaacctgaccatgctcctctcctgtctgtgggcacacctgtctatcatctctccaggagaccctgcgagacccacctaagtccaagcggcacaggtccctacgggctcctcccggagggacctcgggcttccagtggtgaagctcatcctagcctatgtctcctccagtgctccaccccctgggggcaggtgcttcctggtccctaccagggagctattctccattgctccaggacaagggtccacccccgagcgcaacaacaaccattcaaaaaaaaaaaaaaaaaaaaaagaaaaaggccacTTGTAAACCAGTTTACTTCAATGGACTACATTTACTGCCAATTTGCAACAGCAGTTTTTTAGCCTCGACAAAGCTTTTTAGCTGCTCAAGTTGGAAAAATACATAGTTAACTCTTTCAAATTTTacaacacatttgcatgggaacctTAGAAAAAAAAGAGGCTCCCACTGCCAATGATTCCTGTTTTAGAGCTAGAACATTTTTCCTTTTCAACTGTGTTGTCTTTGTTAAGTCAGGAAAAATTCTAATTCGTGATCCCATAAACATAGCATTCGTTTTCTTAAAATAAGCTTGCATGATTTTTCCCAAGTCTTTCTCATTTAAAGAACGATATCAGTAAAGTTGTTCTTTCGGCTATCTCATTGTTGCGACACAGAATTTATTTTCATTGAACAGTCCACAAAAGACTTTGCCATGGCTGACGTTAGATTCCACAATGAATCTAATGTAACTACCTCTGCTTTCTGTGGAATTAAGTCACCTTATTAATCAATTCATTAATCAATTCATTAATCAATTCATCAATCATTATTAATCAATCCATTCAACATTATCATCAATTCATTATTAATTACTCATCATTGTTAATCATCGATTCATCATCGTCGTTAATAATAATCACCAATTAATCATTATTAATCAATTCATTATCAATCAATTAATCATCATTATTAATCAATCCATTCAACATTATCATCAATTCATCAATTACTCATCATCAATTCATCATCGTTAAGTAAGCATCAATTCATAAGCATCATGTAATATAAATCATCAATTCATTATTACAATCAATTATTATAAATAATGATGAACTGATTAGTTAACAGTGATGATGAATTGATTGATTATTAGGCAGTcatcattaaataaaattaattactgAGGGACTACTGACCCCTACCTCTCCTCTCTGTTACTGAGGCACTTCTCTCTGGCTTTAAAAACTTTACCACGGGCCCCTGCAATCTTGCAGCCTCTtcttcacctcaggtgtctgTGTCGCTGCTGTTGCGGCGCACGCCCTGTTTCACCAATCAATGATCCAATCACCACGATGCTGTCAGCTGAAAAGATGcactgcacatgtgtgtgcacgcGAAGACAGCGGATCCAGCATGCTGCAGCACGTGACATGGGCAAGCAGCGAGAGGAAACAGCACGGCGCAAGAAATAGCAACACTGCACCTGTGATCGCGCCACATGGAGATGTTATGGTCCTGCCAGGAGACCCAGTAATTTGTCTACatttccggagtctccgggctaaatccagagagttcccagatatgccCATTACTGAAACAGTACTACAGCTTATAGAGAGGCATGAGCACTTCGGACTCCTTACAATGACTGAAATTTTGTTAATTAGTGTTTTATAGTGGAACCTTATAATTCTAGGCagggagtatcctgttttaacaGGTGTTTTCCTGTTTGTTCACTGTTGTCCCGCTTTCAAAGTGTCCTGTTTACACAGCagatttttctgtttctgtgtctgtttgctatttgtttatttatttatttgcaatactTTCTATTCCATGTCATTACCAAAAACGTTTTGTTCGAAGTAGATTACAACAatatcaaatacaataaatacaaatacatacaaATGCTAATGCtgtgttacataagaacataagaaattgccatactgggttagaccaagggtccatcaagcccagcatcctgtttccaacagtggccaatccaagttgcaagtacctggcaagtacccaaacattaaataaatctcaagctaccattccttattgattaatagcagtttatggacttctcctctaagaacttatccaaaccttttttaaacccagttatactaactgccataaccacatcctctggcaatgctcatgcttttatttttcatctacTGTTATACTGCCATCTGGTGGTTGGCCTGCTTGTTCACGGCTTCTGCTGTATTTAGTGCAACTGACTCAAAAGGGTTAACTCTGACTTGAAAGCAAGTCAGAGGTTGACCCTACGTAGGGTCAACTCAGTTCTGCCTCTGCGTTCAGCAGCGGTTCCGCCCTGCAGAATAGAATCTTCTTTTAAATTGTCCACATTTATGGTGTCCCAGACTACTTTAGTTGTTCTTTTCTTCAGCTTATCTTGTTTCACTTATTAATAGTCTGGAGCTGAAGAAGCAGCCTCTTTTGTCTGCGATGTACAGGCTTAGTTAAGCTGTCTGTTTAAGTTGCACAGAGTCAAACTAATGTTCCAAGGTATTTAATACCATCTGATATAAAATGCATGATGAGTCCAACCTGGAGAATTTTTACCATAGGTACCAAATGGAAAATATAAGGATTAattcaaaccattttaaaacccaTTACCCTGTCATCAGAAATATTTTAGTTGGCTGCATGCTGAACTGGgttattatttttaatgatttttttgaaTCCGTTTACATCTCATAGCTTCACGTGCTTCCAAATCTTTAAAATCATGCTTTTTTAAAGTTGATATAACTATGTACTGTATATTAACAAGTAGGTTGCATTATTGGATTGTATGATGACAAATTCTATATCAGAAAATAGGAAATTAGAtctcttatttttttaaacaaatatttttacaaaaaatacacAAAAGAATCTTAAAAATAATGTGGACTGTCAGGAGATCCACCCAAAAATGGTTTAACACAGGAGACgtgaaataataaaatgtttcataaaCTATTCAATATCTCCCATTTCTCCATTGTCACTTCTGATTGCTAGAGTCTCTCTTTCAGGTAGCAGACCATACTCATTTAAGAAGGACTCCACATCCCCAGCAAAGAATTCCTCATTGAACTCTTCAGTAAGTTTGATAAAGTTGCTTATCAGCTCCCCATTTTTGTAGATTAATAGAGTCGGAAGTACATCTGTTGAGAAGCGATCACCTGCCCCTGTTTCAGATGCTTTTATCTTACAAAATTTCACTGAGGGATATTCCAGTGCAAGGCAAGCCAGGCAGTTGTTCAGTGATTcacagcctttgatactgtcctCGTAGATGTGAACAATGATGGATGTGCTCTTGCGTTCTTTTGCAATCATTTCCAAAAACTCTTCACCGCTCTTTAGCTCACCTAGGTATCCATATCTGGGTCCAAAGCTCAGTTTCTGGTGCATGTCCTGCATGCATTGCTTGCGGTATTTTTGTAGGCATTGTTCATCCTCGCTGACATGTAGCAGCTCATATTCCTGCATACTCAGCTGTGAAAATTCCAAAAGATTTCTATTATTCAAGGTTAAAAAATATCAGAAGCAacttacatttgttttaaaagtgtgATGTCATGATGTTGTCACTGTATAACAGTTTTCTACTACGATATACAGTCACAAGTGCAAGGAAAGTCAGAGAtcggagaagagcggtggtggtcccacttcacaagggtggtagtagagaggaggctggaaaccacaggccAGTTAGCTTCAACTCGGTGGTGGgcaaattaatggagattctgctgaagaaaaagatagtgaactatttacaatctggTGGATTGCAGGATccaagtcaacatggatttaccaggagaaggtcctgccagacaaagATTGGGTGAcaaagaactggatcaaggaagattgctcaatgtgatttatttggatttcagcaaagcttttgttacAGTCCTGCAaaggaggctcgtgaataaaataagaagcttgcgtgtgg contains these protein-coding regions:
- the PDC gene encoding phosducin; translated protein: MEEQANQSVDEETAFEGSAMHTGPKGVINDWRKFKLESKDQEAGAPIKKEILKQTCSPYKCPSKDDKDTREKFYRKLSMQEYELLHVSEDEQCLQKYRKQCMQDMHQKLSFGPRYGYLGELKSGEEFLEMIAKERKSTSIIVHIYEDSIKGCESLNNCLACLALEYPSVKFCKIKASETGAGDRFSTDVLPTLLIYKNGELISNFIKLTEEFNEEFFAGDVESFLNEYGLLPERETLAIRSDNGEMGDIE